From Insulibacter thermoxylanivorax:
CGTTCGGCCCGATAAATCCCATGATATAACCTGGCTTGAGAGCAAGGTTAATATTTCGCAGCGAAAAGTCTTGGTATGTCTTAGACACATTGATGAGTTCTAAAATATTCGTCATTTCTGCTCACTCCTCATAGATCAGCTCTAACATTTCCTTCAGTTCTTCTAGGGATAGACCGGCCATCTTGGCCGTGCTAACGGCTTCGGCCAACGCATCCTCGACCATCTTCAGCTTCGCCTCTCGAAGCATCTCGCGGTTCAGAGGTGCTACGTAAGAACCTTTGCCGGCGACGGTGACGATCAGCCCCTCTTTCTCCAGCTCCTCATAGGCTCGTTTGGTCGTAATCACGCTGATATTGAGCTCTTTGGCGAGATTTCGAATGGATGGGAGAGCCTGTGAATCGGTGAGTTGTCCTTTCAGGATCTGCTCCTTCATCTGGTTGACAATCTGCAGATAGATCGGCTCATCAGAAGTATTCGAAATGATGATATTCACAACTTTGTCTCCCCTACCTCGTACATACTGTATATATACAATATATACGGTATAAACACACTAGTCAATAGCAGAACAAAAAAGACCCTGAAATTAAGATCCCAGGGTCTTATAATCACGGGAAGCTTTCTAATTCCCTGTTCCGCTTACAAGTGAAGCAGCACAGCGGGCTTAACGGCTCTTCTTAAGATAGATTGTGGAAATTTTATCGATTTATGTGTATAGTGGTAAGTAATATAAAGTGGATAGGGTGAATGTAAGATGAACAAGGGTGCCAATGTCCATAACAATTCGTTTATTGACAAGTGGTCCAAAATAAGAGATAAAGGAAGGTTTAAATACCTTGTTACTAGAGGTTTTGGTATAGGTCTGCTCATTTTTCTCATCTGGTTTGCAGTT
This genomic window contains:
- a CDS encoding GntR family transcriptional regulator; amino-acid sequence: MNIIISNTSDEPIYLQIVNQMKEQILKGQLTDSQALPSIRNLAKELNISVITTKRAYEELEKEGLIVTVAGKGSYVAPLNREMLREAKLKMVEDALAEAVSTAKMAGLSLEELKEMLELIYEE